Proteins from one Comamonas flocculans genomic window:
- a CDS encoding EamA family transporter yields MSDARHFTRGDWARALAVVLIWGLNFVVMKLGLRELSPMLLGALRFSAASLPLLLFVRPPRGLRWRFVLGYGLAQGVGQFGLLFLGLRLGMTASMASVVMQMQVFFTLLAAPWLHERVRPAQWLGLAVAMAGLLAIAAAHGKGPGQMTLIGFILTTGASAMWAASNVIARRASQVCAYEPFPFIVWSGAVAVLPFFALAVWLDGAPSVLAQLRALTLASAGVVLYLALLATLLAYSLWTRLLQRHPAGEVAPFALMVPVVGLWAGVVLLGEAPSGMQWLGTVVVLAGLIVNQQPGLAWARRRQRRAAPPESR; encoded by the coding sequence ATGAGCGACGCCCGCCACTTCACGCGCGGCGACTGGGCCCGCGCACTGGCCGTCGTCCTCATCTGGGGGCTGAACTTCGTGGTGATGAAGCTCGGCCTGCGCGAGCTGAGCCCCATGCTGCTAGGCGCCCTGCGCTTTTCGGCGGCATCGCTGCCGCTGCTCCTGTTCGTGCGCCCGCCGCGCGGGCTGCGCTGGCGCTTCGTGCTCGGCTACGGGCTGGCGCAGGGCGTGGGCCAGTTCGGCCTGCTCTTCCTCGGCCTGCGCCTCGGGATGACGGCGAGCATGGCCTCGGTGGTCATGCAGATGCAGGTCTTCTTCACCCTGCTGGCTGCGCCCTGGCTGCACGAACGCGTGCGCCCCGCGCAGTGGCTGGGGCTGGCGGTGGCCATGGCGGGGCTGCTGGCGATTGCCGCCGCGCACGGCAAGGGGCCGGGGCAGATGACGCTGATCGGCTTCATCCTGACCACCGGCGCCTCGGCCATGTGGGCAGCTTCCAACGTGATAGCGCGCCGCGCAAGCCAGGTCTGCGCCTACGAGCCTTTTCCCTTCATCGTCTGGAGCGGCGCCGTGGCCGTCCTGCCCTTCTTCGCGCTGGCCGTCTGGCTGGATGGCGCGCCCAGCGTGCTCGCCCAGTTGCGCGCGCTGACGCTGGCCAGCGCCGGCGTGGTGCTCTACCTTGCGCTGCTGGCCACGCTGCTGGCCTACAGCCTGTGGACGCGCCTGCTGCAGCGCCACCCCGCGGGCGAGGTGGCGCCGTTCGCGCTGATGGTGCCGGTGGTCGGCCTGTGGGCCGGCGTGGTGCTGCTGGGCGAAGCGCCCAGCGGCATGCAGTGGCTGGGAACGGTGGTGGTGCTGGCGGGGCTGATCGTCAACCAGCAGCCGGGCCTCGCCTGGGCGCGGCGCAGGCAGCGGCGGGCGGCGCCGCCAGAGTCCCGGTAA
- a CDS encoding SDR family oxidoreductase: MNTTSAAARRVLVTGADGFVGRGLVGALGRQMERARLDAVIACDVRAVPPERQRPGVHYAMMDVRAADLAAQWQHLRPDTVVHLASIVTPGKGMTRAFEYSVDVEGTRNVLAACLASGVRHIVVSSSGAAYGYHADNPPWLSEDMPLRGNAVFAYAHHKRLVEEMLAEHRRSHPQLAQTVLRIGTILGKRVDNQITALFEKPRLIAIRGSRSPFVFIWDEDVRGALLHALSGRAPPGCYNLAGDGALTIQEIAARLGKRTTDFPAGLLKALLAVGSALGISRYGPEQLDFLRYRPVLLNTALKERFGYLPAKTSAQAFEAFIAARAAQGRPITA; this comes from the coding sequence ATGAACACCACCAGCGCAGCAGCGCGCCGCGTGCTCGTCACCGGCGCAGACGGCTTCGTCGGCCGCGGCCTGGTCGGCGCGCTCGGCCGGCAGATGGAGCGCGCACGCCTGGACGCCGTGATCGCCTGCGACGTGCGCGCGGTGCCACCCGAGCGCCAGCGCCCCGGCGTGCACTACGCCATGATGGACGTGCGCGCCGCCGACCTGGCCGCGCAGTGGCAGCACCTGCGCCCCGACACCGTGGTGCACCTGGCCTCCATCGTCACGCCGGGCAAGGGCATGACGCGCGCGTTCGAGTATTCGGTCGACGTCGAGGGCACGCGCAACGTGCTCGCCGCCTGCCTGGCCAGCGGCGTGCGCCACATCGTGGTGTCTTCCAGCGGCGCGGCCTACGGCTACCACGCGGACAACCCGCCCTGGCTGAGCGAGGACATGCCCCTGCGCGGCAACGCGGTGTTTGCCTATGCCCACCACAAGCGGCTGGTGGAAGAGATGCTGGCCGAACACCGGCGCAGCCACCCGCAGCTTGCGCAGACCGTGCTGCGCATAGGCACCATTCTGGGCAAGCGGGTGGACAACCAGATCACCGCGCTGTTCGAAAAGCCGCGGCTGATCGCCATCCGCGGCAGCCGCAGCCCCTTCGTCTTCATCTGGGACGAGGACGTGCGCGGCGCCCTGCTGCATGCGCTGTCGGGCCGCGCGCCGCCCGGCTGCTACAACCTGGCGGGCGACGGCGCGCTCACCATCCAGGAGATCGCCGCGCGCCTGGGCAAGCGCACCACGGACTTTCCCGCCGGGCTGCTCAAGGCGCTGCTGGCCGTCGGCTCCGCGCTGGGCATCAGCCGCTACGGACCCGAGCAACTGGACTTCCTGCGCTACCGCCCGGTGCTGCTGAACACCGCGCTGAAAGAGCGCTTCGGCTACCTGCCCGCCAAGACCAGCGCCCAGGCCTTCGAGGCCTTCATCGCCGCGCGCGCCGCCCAGGGCCGGCCGATCACCGCATGA
- a CDS encoding bile acid:sodium symporter family protein, with protein sequence MLPIDEIRLNFNPASIALLNVVLAFLMFGIALDTRVQDFRRVLKMPLAFGVGIAAQFVLLPAITFVLSLLLKVGPSIALGMILVACCPPGNVSNILTHQARGNVALSVSMTAVSNALSIVLMPVNFAFWGGLHPSGSALLRSIALDPLSMTLHIIAIIGIPFVLGIFIAHRWPRVTARVKRPVGIVSFLALIGFIVGAIAGNWRFFLDYTGVVLLAVALHDALALATGYGSARLFRVPDYDRRAITFEVGIRNAGLGLVLVFSFFGGLGGMAVVAGVWGFWDIIAGLALASLWARRPAQPGQSAGGGA encoded by the coding sequence ATGCTGCCCATCGACGAGATCCGGCTGAACTTCAACCCGGCCTCCATCGCGCTGCTCAACGTGGTGCTGGCCTTCCTGATGTTCGGCATCGCGCTGGACACGCGGGTGCAGGACTTTCGCCGCGTGCTCAAGATGCCGCTGGCCTTCGGCGTGGGCATTGCGGCGCAGTTCGTGCTGCTGCCGGCCATCACCTTCGTGCTCTCGCTGCTGCTGAAGGTGGGTCCGAGCATCGCGCTGGGCATGATCCTGGTGGCCTGCTGCCCGCCGGGCAACGTGAGCAACATCCTCACCCACCAGGCGCGCGGCAACGTGGCGCTGAGCGTGTCCATGACGGCGGTGTCCAACGCGCTGTCCATCGTGCTCATGCCGGTGAACTTCGCCTTCTGGGGCGGGCTGCACCCCAGCGGCTCCGCGCTGCTCAGGAGCATTGCGCTGGACCCGCTGTCGATGACGCTGCACATCATCGCCATCATCGGCATCCCCTTCGTGCTGGGCATCTTCATCGCCCACCGCTGGCCGCGGGTGACCGCGCGCGTCAAGCGGCCCGTGGGCATCGTGAGCTTTCTCGCGCTGATCGGCTTCATCGTCGGCGCGATCGCGGGCAACTGGCGCTTCTTCCTGGACTACACCGGCGTGGTGCTGCTGGCCGTGGCGCTGCACGACGCGCTGGCGCTGGCCACGGGCTACGGCTCGGCGCGGCTGTTTCGCGTGCCCGACTACGACCGGCGCGCGATCACCTTCGAGGTCGGCATCCGAAACGCGGGCCTGGGGCTGGTGCTGGTCTTCAGCTTCTTCGGCGGCCTGGGTGGCATGGCGGTGGTGGCCGGCGTCTGGGGCTTCTGGGACATCATCGCGGGCCTCGCTCTCGCCAGCCTCTGGGCGCGCCGGCCGGCGCAGCCCGGGCAGAGCGCCGGGGGCGGCGCATGA
- a CDS encoding flavin-containing monooxygenase has protein sequence MNPAPTTQQIALIGAGPSGLAGARALQKAGVAFQGFEAWNDVGGLWNIENPRSTVYESAHLISSKKTTEFTEFPMPEGTPDYPGHAELLRYFRAYAEHFDLKKHFRFGTRVLRVEPVGDAPGTPWRVTVQGQDGAEETAEYKGVVIANGTLAEPKLPKFEGHFDGELLHTSAYKSPAQLHGKRVLIVGAGNSGCDIAVDAVHYARSIDMSVRRGYYFVPKYVFGIPADTVGGKLRLPPWLKQKIDGTILKWFTGDPVRFGFPRPDYKMYESHPVVNSLILYHLGHGDARIRADVARLQGHTVHFKDGSSGEYDMLLCATGYRLHYPFIDDALLNWQGMAPQLYLNIFSPRFERLAVLGMVEASGLGWQGRYEQAELVARYFRALQDGSAAGRELTRAKAGPAPDLSGGYRYLKLERMAYYVNKDVYRDAVRKAAQALA, from the coding sequence ATGAACCCCGCTCCCACCACGCAACAGATCGCGCTGATCGGCGCCGGCCCCTCTGGCCTGGCGGGCGCCCGCGCACTGCAAAAGGCCGGCGTCGCCTTCCAGGGCTTCGAGGCCTGGAACGACGTCGGCGGGCTGTGGAACATCGAAAACCCGCGCTCCACGGTGTACGAATCGGCCCACCTGATCTCCAGCAAGAAGACCACGGAATTCACCGAATTCCCCATGCCCGAGGGCACGCCGGACTACCCCGGCCACGCGGAGCTGCTGCGCTACTTTCGCGCCTACGCCGAGCATTTCGACCTGAAGAAGCATTTCCGCTTCGGCACGCGCGTCTTGCGGGTCGAACCGGTCGGCGACGCGCCCGGCACGCCATGGCGCGTGACGGTGCAAGGCCAAGACGGCGCAGAGGAAACGGCCGAGTACAAGGGTGTGGTCATCGCCAACGGCACGCTGGCCGAACCCAAGCTGCCGAAGTTCGAAGGGCACTTCGACGGCGAGCTGCTGCACACCAGCGCCTACAAGTCGCCGGCGCAGCTTCACGGCAAGCGCGTGCTCATCGTCGGCGCGGGCAATTCGGGCTGCGACATCGCGGTGGACGCGGTGCACTACGCCCGCAGCATCGACATGTCGGTGCGCCGCGGCTACTACTTCGTGCCCAAGTATGTCTTCGGCATTCCGGCCGATACCGTCGGCGGCAAGCTGCGCCTGCCGCCCTGGCTCAAGCAGAAAATCGACGGCACCATCCTGAAGTGGTTCACGGGCGACCCGGTGCGCTTCGGCTTTCCCAGGCCCGACTACAAGATGTATGAGTCACACCCGGTGGTCAATTCGCTCATCCTCTACCACCTGGGCCATGGCGACGCGCGCATCCGCGCCGACGTGGCGCGCCTGCAGGGCCATACGGTGCACTTCAAGGACGGCAGCAGCGGCGAATACGACATGCTGCTGTGCGCCACCGGCTACAGGCTGCACTACCCCTTCATCGACGATGCGCTCTTGAACTGGCAGGGCATGGCGCCGCAGCTGTACCTGAACATCTTCTCGCCGCGCTTCGAGCGCCTGGCGGTGCTGGGCATGGTGGAAGCCAGCGGCCTGGGCTGGCAGGGCCGCTACGAACAGGCCGAGCTGGTGGCGCGCTACTTCAGGGCGCTGCAGGACGGCAGCGCCGCGGGCCGCGAGCTCACGCGGGCCAAGGCCGGGCCGGCACCCGACCTCTCGGGCGGCTACCGCTACCTCAAGCTCGAACGCATGGCCTACTACGTCAACAAGGACGTGTACCGCGACGCGGTGCGCAAGGCCGCGCAGGCGCTGGCCTGA
- a CDS encoding SDR family oxidoreductase, with the protein MPSRFHNVVLTGACGGLGQALARSLLAQGSAVALVGLQHPVLRSLAALAPGRTAIYTPDVADSAAMQAMAADWMARHGLPDLVIANAGVAGGFDTAQAQDLAVLRRMLEINLLGVATTFQPFLAAAGARPDEPLALVGVASIAGWRGLPGNGAYCASKAGLIAYLQSLRAELRGAAATVHTVSPGYLRTPLTAGNRFAMPGLLEPDAAARMLLAGVAAGREHIVLPRRTGWLASALACLPARWHDALLLRQPRKPRPGEAGATPIPGLPPSTHKKHP; encoded by the coding sequence ATGCCTTCGCGCTTTCACAACGTCGTACTCACCGGTGCCTGCGGCGGCCTCGGCCAGGCGCTGGCGCGCAGCCTGCTGGCGCAAGGCAGCGCGGTGGCGCTGGTGGGGCTGCAGCACCCGGTGCTGCGGTCGCTGGCCGCGCTGGCACCCGGGCGCACCGCCATCTACACCCCGGACGTGGCCGACAGCGCCGCCATGCAGGCCATGGCCGCCGACTGGATGGCACGCCACGGCCTGCCCGACCTGGTGATCGCCAACGCGGGCGTGGCCGGCGGTTTCGATACCGCGCAGGCGCAAGACCTCGCGGTACTGCGCCGCATGCTGGAGATCAACCTGCTGGGCGTGGCCACCACCTTCCAGCCGTTTCTCGCCGCCGCCGGCGCCCGCCCGGACGAGCCGCTGGCGCTGGTGGGCGTGGCCAGCATCGCCGGCTGGCGCGGCCTGCCCGGCAACGGTGCCTACTGCGCCAGCAAGGCGGGCCTGATCGCCTACCTGCAAAGCCTGCGCGCCGAGCTGCGCGGCGCCGCCGCGACGGTGCACACCGTCAGCCCCGGCTACCTGCGCACGCCGCTGACGGCCGGCAACCGCTTTGCCATGCCGGGGCTGCTCGAACCCGATGCGGCGGCGCGCATGCTGCTGGCCGGCGTGGCCGCGGGGCGCGAGCACATCGTGCTGCCGCGGCGCACCGGCTGGCTGGCCAGCGCCCTGGCCTGCCTGCCCGCGCGCTGGCACGATGCCCTCCTGCTGCGCCAGCCGCGCAAGCCGCGCCCGGGCGAAGCCGGCGCCACGCCCATCCCTGGCCTGCCCCCTTCCACGCACAAGAAGCACCCATGA
- a CDS encoding IclR family transcriptional regulator, translating to MNDDSAASRPLLRPFELLEALAGAARPLTTAELVALLGWPKPSVHRLLVQLEAAELLRREPGSHRFTLAPRLLQLADSVQAASIPQGVRHAVLRQLVAQVGESCNLTALSGAQVHYLDRVESAFPLQMELRPGTRVPLHCSASGKLFLASLTPGRREQMLRTLPLTRYTATTLTERKALEAELAGIARQDYALDAEEFVQGLVCVAVPVRIPTQKAVRCALALQAPVARMSLEQALQHLPHLRQAATALARTWS from the coding sequence ATGAACGATGACTCTGCCGCCAGCAGGCCGCTGCTGCGCCCGTTCGAGCTGCTTGAAGCCCTGGCCGGTGCGGCGCGGCCGCTGACGACGGCCGAGCTGGTGGCACTGCTGGGCTGGCCCAAACCCTCGGTGCACCGCCTGCTGGTGCAGCTGGAGGCCGCCGAGCTGCTGCGCCGCGAGCCGGGCAGCCACCGCTTCACCCTGGCCCCGCGCTTGCTGCAGCTGGCCGACAGCGTGCAGGCCGCCAGCATCCCGCAGGGCGTGCGCCATGCGGTGCTGCGCCAGCTCGTCGCGCAGGTGGGCGAGAGCTGCAACCTCACGGCGCTCTCGGGCGCCCAGGTGCACTATCTGGACCGGGTGGAGTCGGCCTTTCCGCTGCAGATGGAACTGCGCCCCGGCACGCGCGTACCGCTGCACTGTTCTGCCAGCGGCAAGCTCTTTCTGGCCTCGCTCACGCCGGGCAGGCGCGAGCAGATGCTGCGCACGCTGCCGCTCACGCGCTACACCGCCACCACGCTGACCGAGCGCAAGGCGCTGGAGGCCGAGCTGGCGGGCATCGCGCGCCAGGACTACGCGCTCGATGCCGAGGAATTCGTGCAAGGCCTGGTCTGCGTGGCCGTGCCGGTGCGCATCCCGACGCAAAAGGCGGTGCGCTGCGCGCTGGCGCTGCAGGCGCCGGTGGCCAGGATGAGCCTGGAGCAGGCGCTGCAGCACCTGCCGCATCTGCGACAGGCGGCCACCGCGCTGGCGCGGACCTGGTCGTGA
- a CDS encoding YbfB/YjiJ family MFS transporter, which yields MPDASPARGHPVALALALSLGAAVSLGITRFAYALLLPVMRDDLAWSYTLAGAMNTLNAAGYLAGALVTPLLMRRLGAAALLLWGSALASVFMALSGFFIEANPLLLQRFLAGVASAWVFIAGGLLAARVGNRVPRRAGLVLGLYYGGVGTGIALSTLAIPLLLDAASSAAHGWRWAWWGLAGLCVLATLVLLWPARMLPEKELPAKSGKGLEPDLASKLPWLAMAPMLAGYTLFGVGYIGYMTFVIALLRDQGASGAAVTAFFTLLGLAVIASARIWARLLDRARGGGALALLNALLGLATILPVLTSAWPVVLASGLLFGAVFLSLVASTTAFVRHNLPEAQWAAGISAFTILFAFGQIVGPTVVGWIADGAGGLARGFVYSAAALWLGALVAWRQRPLALR from the coding sequence ATGCCTGATGCTTCCCCCGCGCGCGGCCATCCGGTCGCGCTGGCCCTGGCCCTGTCGCTGGGTGCCGCCGTTTCCCTGGGTATCACCCGCTTCGCCTATGCGCTGCTGCTGCCGGTGATGCGGGACGACCTGGCCTGGAGCTACACGCTGGCCGGGGCCATGAACACGCTCAATGCGGCCGGCTATCTGGCCGGCGCCCTGGTGACGCCGCTCTTGATGCGCCGCCTGGGCGCGGCGGCGCTGCTGCTCTGGGGCTCGGCGCTGGCCAGCGTGTTCATGGCGCTGTCGGGCTTTTTCATCGAGGCCAACCCGCTGCTGCTGCAGCGCTTCCTGGCCGGCGTGGCCAGCGCCTGGGTGTTCATCGCCGGCGGCCTGCTGGCCGCGCGCGTGGGCAATCGCGTGCCGCGCCGCGCGGGGCTGGTGCTGGGCCTGTACTACGGCGGGGTGGGCACGGGCATCGCGCTGTCCACGCTGGCGATCCCGCTGCTGCTGGATGCGGCCAGCAGCGCGGCGCACGGCTGGCGCTGGGCCTGGTGGGGGCTGGCGGGGCTGTGCGTGCTGGCCACGCTGGTGCTGCTGTGGCCGGCCAGGATGCTCCCTGAAAAGGAGCTGCCAGCGAAATCGGGTAAAGGGCTGGAGCCCGATTTGGCTTCCAAACTGCCTTGGCTGGCCATGGCGCCGATGCTGGCGGGCTACACGCTGTTTGGCGTGGGCTACATCGGCTACATGACCTTCGTGATCGCGCTCTTGCGCGACCAGGGCGCGAGCGGCGCCGCGGTCACGGCGTTCTTCACGCTGCTGGGTCTGGCGGTGATCGCCTCGGCGCGCATCTGGGCGCGGCTGCTGGACCGCGCGCGCGGCGGCGGGGCGCTGGCACTGCTCAATGCGCTGCTAGGGCTGGCCACCATCCTGCCGGTGCTCACCAGCGCCTGGCCGGTGGTGCTGGCCTCGGGCCTGCTGTTTGGCGCGGTGTTTCTGTCGCTGGTGGCGTCCACCACCGCCTTCGTGCGCCACAACCTGCCCGAGGCGCAGTGGGCCGCGGGCATCAGCGCCTTCACCATTCTGTTTGCCTTCGGCCAGATCGTCGGCCCCACGGTGGTCGGCTGGATTGCCGACGGCGCAGGGGGCCTGGCGCGCGGCTTCGTCTATTCGGCCGCCGCGCTCTGGCTGGGCGCGCTGGTGGCCTGGCGCCAGCGCCCTCTGGCTCTCAGATGA
- the gstA gene encoding glutathione transferase GstA: MKLYYSAGACSLAPHIVLEESGLAYEAVSAPTKTKVLPDGSDYRKVNPLGYVPYLVLDDGSGIRECAVIVQYLADRVPEKKLAPAMGTRERYELMSWLNFIATEVHKSFSPLFQPGMPDAAKDLSREKLAARLKWVDGELAGKQYLMGQEFSVADAYLFTVTNWTKPMHIDLSPYPNVVAWRERMAARPAVQRAMKAEGLI; the protein is encoded by the coding sequence ATGAAGCTCTACTACTCCGCGGGCGCCTGCTCGCTCGCTCCGCACATCGTTCTGGAAGAAAGCGGCCTGGCCTACGAAGCCGTCTCCGCGCCCACCAAGACCAAGGTGCTGCCCGACGGTTCGGACTACCGCAAGGTCAACCCGCTGGGCTACGTGCCCTACCTGGTGCTGGACGACGGCAGCGGCATCCGCGAATGCGCGGTCATCGTGCAATACCTCGCCGACCGCGTGCCGGAAAAGAAGCTCGCCCCCGCCATGGGCACGCGCGAGCGCTATGAGCTCATGAGCTGGCTCAATTTCATCGCCACCGAGGTGCACAAGAGCTTCTCGCCGCTGTTCCAGCCCGGCATGCCCGACGCGGCCAAGGATCTGTCCAGGGAAAAGCTCGCCGCGCGCCTGAAGTGGGTGGATGGCGAACTGGCCGGCAAGCAGTACCTGATGGGCCAGGAGTTCTCGGTCGCCGACGCCTACCTGTTCACCGTGACCAACTGGACCAAGCCGATGCACATCGACCTCTCGCCCTACCCCAACGTGGTGGCCTGGCGCGAGCGCATGGCCGCGCGCCCCGCGGTGCAGCGCGCGATGAAGGCCGAAGGGCTCATCTGA
- a CDS encoding CBS domain-containing protein, which translates to MTTVAEILRSKASAEVHHVKPTDTVLDALRLMADKGIGALVVLDGSKLAGIFTERDYARKVVLLGRSSGHTPVSEIMTRAVRYVHSTQSTEECMALMTENRLRHLPVVDGDTLVGIVSIGDLVKHVMSQQQFVIEQMEQYITGGW; encoded by the coding sequence ATGACGACGGTTGCTGAAATCCTGCGCTCCAAGGCCAGTGCCGAGGTGCATCACGTGAAGCCGACGGACACGGTGCTCGATGCCCTGCGCCTGATGGCCGACAAGGGCATAGGCGCGCTGGTGGTGCTGGACGGCAGCAAGCTGGCGGGCATCTTCACCGAGCGCGACTACGCGCGCAAGGTGGTGCTGCTGGGGCGCAGCTCGGGGCATACGCCGGTCAGCGAAATCATGACGCGCGCGGTGCGCTACGTGCACTCCACCCAGAGCACTGAGGAATGCATGGCCCTGATGACGGAAAACCGCCTGCGCCACCTGCCGGTGGTCGATGGCGACACGCTGGTGGGCATCGTCTCCATCGGCGACCTGGTCAAGCACGTGATGTCGCAGCAGCAGTTCGTGATCGAGCAGATGGAGCAGTACATCACCGGCGGCTGGTAG
- a CDS encoding GGDEF domain-containing protein produces the protein MVSKPASEYARETLKQIAARRLQPTPDNYQAIYDEISGQLTQPAFPQMRLRQIARVMPGQTPGQQRLLGQLEAAVEAQDWTALQRTLVGYAALGVTPVPVAVADKPGESDALNTVFAEHLARLIDNVTASLGEDDERVRQLGQELIAWLRQPMPALPETEKLLSNFSYRLSFAAEDQSAIRATLLMLLHMVFDNVAVLSQDDAWLQGQAQALRDAAVPPLTLRRLDDVQQRLKDVIFKQSESKARAIEAQRQMRELLATFIDRLAQMDESSAAYHSQLSHCAERISQVADLQALRPVLQDAMSATQAMAQKSQAMRTELHELRQRADTANAEIERLRQELERTSAQARHDPLTGALNRKGMEEALRREISGSQRHDAPLCVALLDLDNFKALNDRYGHAAGDGALLHLANVTRSAMRPQDQLARYGGEEFVLVLPGTTLEQGVEALKRLQRELSTHYFLSNEEHVLITFSAGVAQLAPEEEPASALRRADQAMYLAKRAGKNRVVAA, from the coding sequence ATGGTCAGCAAACCCGCCTCCGAATACGCGCGCGAGACCCTCAAGCAGATCGCCGCGCGCCGGCTGCAGCCCACGCCGGACAACTACCAGGCGATCTACGACGAGATCTCGGGCCAGCTCACGCAGCCGGCCTTCCCGCAGATGCGCCTGCGCCAGATCGCCCGGGTGATGCCGGGGCAGACACCGGGCCAGCAACGCCTGCTGGGCCAGCTGGAAGCAGCCGTCGAAGCGCAGGACTGGACGGCGCTGCAGAGGACGCTGGTGGGCTACGCGGCGCTGGGGGTCACGCCCGTGCCGGTGGCGGTGGCCGACAAGCCGGGCGAGAGCGACGCGCTCAACACCGTCTTTGCCGAACACCTGGCGCGCCTGATCGACAACGTGACCGCCAGTCTGGGCGAAGACGATGAGCGCGTACGCCAGCTCGGCCAGGAGCTGATCGCCTGGCTGCGCCAGCCCATGCCGGCGCTGCCGGAGACGGAAAAGCTGCTGTCCAACTTCAGCTACCGCCTGAGCTTTGCCGCCGAGGACCAGAGCGCCATCCGCGCGACCTTGCTGATGCTGCTGCACATGGTGTTCGACAACGTGGCGGTGCTCAGCCAGGACGACGCCTGGCTGCAGGGCCAGGCACAGGCGCTGCGCGACGCGGCTGTGCCGCCGCTGACGCTGCGCCGCCTGGACGACGTGCAGCAGCGCCTCAAGGACGTGATCTTCAAGCAGTCCGAGTCGAAGGCGCGCGCCATCGAGGCCCAGCGCCAGATGCGCGAGCTGCTGGCCACCTTCATCGACCGCCTGGCGCAGATGGACGAAAGCAGCGCCGCCTACCACAGCCAGCTGAGCCACTGCGCAGAGCGCATCAGCCAGGTGGCGGACCTGCAGGCGCTGCGGCCGGTGCTGCAGGATGCCATGTCCGCCACCCAGGCGATGGCGCAGAAAAGCCAGGCGATGCGCACCGAGCTGCACGAGCTGCGCCAACGCGCCGACACCGCCAATGCCGAGATCGAGCGCCTGCGCCAGGAGCTGGAGCGCACCAGCGCCCAGGCGCGCCACGACCCGCTGACCGGCGCGCTCAACCGCAAGGGCATGGAAGAGGCGCTCAGGCGCGAGATCTCGGGCAGCCAGCGCCACGACGCACCGCTGTGCGTGGCACTGCTGGACCTGGACAACTTCAAGGCCCTGAACGACCGCTACGGCCATGCGGCGGGCGACGGCGCGCTGCTGCATCTGGCCAACGTTACGCGCAGCGCCATGCGTCCGCAGGACCAGCTGGCGCGCTATGGCGGCGAGGAGTTCGTGCTGGTGCTGCCCGGCACCACGCTGGAGCAGGGCGTGGAGGCGCTCAAGCGCCTGCAGCGCGAGCTGAGCACGCACTACTTCCTGAGCAACGAAGAGCACGTGCTCATCACCTTCAGCGCCGGCGTGGCCCAGCTGGCGCCCGAGGAAGAGCCGGCCTCGGCGCTGCGCCGTGCCGACCAGGCGATGTACCTGGCCAAGCGCGCGGGCAAGAACCGCGTGGTGGCCGCCTGA
- the surE gene encoding 5'/3'-nucleotidase SurE: MRILLSNDDGYQAPGLIALHAALSTVAEVDVIAPEHNNSAKSNALTLNAPLYVQTAANGFRYVNGTPADCVHIALTGLLDARPDMVISGINNGANMGDDTLYSGTVGAAMEGYLFGIPSLAVSQVDKGWAELEAAARTVADFVGQMDGQKLIGTAAWLLNMNIPNLPLSALRAPKLCRLGRRHAAQSAIRQENPRGQTMYWIGAAGEAKDAGEGTDFHATAHGHVAITPLQIDLTDHQNLGYWAQTLARLTAAETPA; encoded by the coding sequence ATGCGAATTCTCCTGTCCAACGACGACGGCTACCAGGCGCCCGGGCTGATCGCCCTGCACGCCGCCCTGTCGACGGTCGCCGAGGTCGACGTGATCGCGCCGGAACACAACAACAGCGCCAAGTCCAACGCGCTCACGCTCAACGCGCCGCTGTACGTGCAGACGGCGGCCAACGGTTTTCGCTACGTCAACGGCACGCCGGCCGACTGCGTGCACATCGCCCTCACCGGTCTGCTGGACGCGCGCCCGGACATGGTGATTTCGGGCATCAACAACGGCGCCAACATGGGCGACGACACGCTGTATTCGGGCACCGTGGGCGCGGCCATGGAGGGCTATCTGTTCGGCATCCCCTCGCTTGCGGTCTCGCAGGTGGACAAGGGCTGGGCGGAACTGGAAGCGGCGGCGCGCACGGTGGCGGATTTCGTCGGCCAGATGGACGGGCAGAAGCTGATAGGGACGGCCGCCTGGCTGCTGAACATGAATATTCCCAACCTGCCGCTGTCGGCGCTGCGTGCGCCCAAGCTGTGCCGCCTGGGCCGGCGCCATGCGGCGCAAAGCGCCATCCGCCAGGAAAACCCGCGCGGCCAAACCATGTACTGGATAGGCGCGGCCGGCGAGGCCAAGGACGCGGGCGAGGGCACCGACTTTCACGCCACCGCCCACGGCCACGTCGCGATCACGCCCCTGCAGATCGACCTGACCGACCACCAGAACCTGGGCTACTGGGCCCAGACCCTGGCGCGGCTGACCGCCGCGGAGACGCCGGCATGA